Proteins encoded in a region of the Streptomyces akebiae genome:
- a CDS encoding NAD(P)-dependent oxidoreductase, with the protein MPEKLGFIGVGAMGSAIASRLVADHDLYVSDLNRQAADELVSRGATFMSADETAKHCPYVFLSLPGPADVVELLLGDQGIARHFARGTLVIDTTTGAPTTDRKIVPALAELGVDFVDAPIAGGVKRARAGTATLMVGGSKQAFAKARDLLLAVTPEVFHVGPAGTGHAMKLVNNLLNSCNRFAALEAVRLGQACGIDQDTVVEVINKSSSRNYTTENTFPQLLSGGSYRAQGFTLQLMLKDLHLANEMAEGLRHATPIGHLVEEFTMEAIDRFGPEADQSQFMAEWYAD; encoded by the coding sequence TTGCCCGAGAAGCTGGGGTTCATCGGCGTCGGCGCCATGGGTTCGGCCATCGCGAGCCGTCTCGTGGCGGATCACGATCTGTACGTGAGCGATCTGAACAGGCAGGCTGCTGACGAGCTCGTGAGCCGGGGCGCCACCTTCATGTCGGCGGACGAGACAGCGAAGCACTGCCCGTACGTCTTCCTTTCGCTGCCGGGACCGGCGGACGTGGTCGAACTGCTCCTGGGCGACCAGGGAATCGCCCGGCACTTCGCGCGGGGAACTCTGGTCATCGACACGACCACCGGCGCGCCCACGACGGACAGGAAGATCGTTCCCGCTCTCGCCGAACTCGGCGTCGACTTCGTCGACGCGCCGATCGCCGGAGGTGTCAAACGGGCCCGGGCCGGCACGGCCACCCTGATGGTCGGAGGCTCCAAGCAGGCGTTCGCCAAGGCCCGGGACCTGTTGCTGGCCGTGACCCCTGAGGTCTTCCACGTCGGCCCCGCGGGCACGGGACACGCGATGAAGCTCGTGAACAACCTGCTCAACAGCTGCAACCGTTTCGCCGCGCTCGAGGCCGTTCGTCTCGGACAGGCGTGTGGTATCGACCAGGACACCGTGGTCGAGGTCATCAACAAGTCGAGCAGCCGCAACTACACGACGGAGAACACGTTCCCCCAACTGCTCAGCGGCGGCTCCTACAGGGCACAAGGCTTCACGCTCCAGTTGATGCTCAAGGACCTCCACCTGGCCAACGAGATGGCGGAAGGCCTCAGGCACGCCACCCCGATCGGGCACCTCGTCGAGGAGTTCACCATGGAGGCCATCGACCGCTTCGGCCCCGAAGCGGACCAGAGTCAGTTCATGGCGGAGTGGTACGCCGACTGA
- a CDS encoding SpoIIE family protein phosphatase — MLQGLGAATAVVDGQGGISLWSPEAESLLGYRAREICGTPAVNLLITPADREAALAADRRWGGTGQGWDGVLAMRHRDGHVIRVALRVRPVLGGQGQAGWSVGAADVRQVERSEFDQSILKALFEQAPISITVVGIDLKFRAVNAVAMRDLGLPAERIIGRSNYEVAPEIDFRTAEERLRRVRDTGEPEIGFPVHGRLPSDPEREGMWSSSSFRLTDSAGHVLGMCQTFVDVTEGYRAQQRLELLTEAGARLGTTLDVERTAQELADVAVPGLADFAVVDLLEATVRGDEPAPVPVAAPALLRRSGVRSVRPGNPEAAYAVSERVTFAPATPQARCLVGGRPELMQKLDDGGQSAFDPRIAEKIRASGTRSAMVVPLRARGITLGVAVFARHRDSPQYDEGALALAEDFCSRAAVCIDNARRYTREHTTALALQRSLLPRELPDSPAVDTAYRYLPAAAHASAGGDWFDVLPLSGARVALLVGDVTGHGLHAAAIMGRLRTAVHTLADLDLDPDEVLAHLDDLVVRLAEEDPDCQGASCLYAVYDPVSRLCTFARAGHPPPALVRPDGTVEFLDATPPGPPLGVGGLPFETAEYPLPEGSLLALYTDGLLQDPGRDIDVALDRLARVLAGPGRPLEQLGDAVMSALVAEGRSDDVALLLARTRSLAADRVASFQLPIDPAMVAQARTLATRQLAEWGLESLAFTTELIVSELVTNAIKHARGPIALRLIHTQTLICEVSDSSLSAPHLRHARATDEGGRGLFLVAQLASRWGTRYTHDGKTIWAEQPLPPAEAGGVPMDEAVDIRTG, encoded by the coding sequence GTGCTGCAGGGGCTTGGTGCGGCTACTGCGGTCGTGGATGGGCAGGGCGGCATCTCTTTGTGGAGCCCGGAGGCGGAATCCCTCCTCGGCTATCGGGCAAGAGAGATCTGTGGAACGCCTGCGGTCAATCTGCTGATTACCCCGGCGGACCGTGAAGCCGCGCTCGCAGCCGACCGCCGATGGGGTGGAACCGGGCAGGGCTGGGACGGTGTGCTGGCCATGAGGCACCGAGACGGGCATGTGATCCGGGTCGCGCTGCGCGTGCGCCCCGTGCTGGGTGGTCAGGGGCAGGCCGGTTGGTCGGTCGGCGCCGCCGACGTGCGACAGGTGGAGCGGTCGGAGTTCGATCAGTCGATCCTCAAAGCGCTGTTCGAGCAGGCCCCGATCTCCATCACCGTTGTGGGCATCGATCTGAAATTTCGCGCGGTCAATGCCGTGGCCATGCGCGATCTGGGCCTGCCTGCCGAGCGGATTATCGGGCGCAGCAACTACGAGGTCGCACCGGAGATCGACTTCCGGACGGCCGAGGAGCGCCTGCGCCGGGTGCGGGACACCGGCGAACCGGAGATCGGTTTTCCGGTGCACGGTCGACTCCCGTCGGACCCGGAGCGGGAGGGCATGTGGTCCTCCTCATCGTTCCGGCTGACAGACTCGGCCGGACACGTCCTTGGTATGTGCCAGACGTTCGTCGACGTCACCGAAGGCTATCGGGCCCAGCAGCGGCTGGAACTGCTGACTGAGGCCGGGGCGAGGTTGGGCACCACGCTGGATGTGGAGCGCACCGCGCAGGAACTGGCGGACGTGGCCGTTCCCGGGCTGGCGGACTTCGCCGTCGTCGACCTATTGGAGGCCACGGTGCGCGGGGACGAACCGGCTCCCGTGCCGGTGGCCGCTCCGGCGCTGCTTCGCCGGTCGGGAGTCCGATCGGTGAGGCCGGGGAATCCGGAGGCCGCGTATGCCGTGAGCGAGAGAGTGACGTTTGCCCCGGCCACCCCTCAGGCTCGGTGCTTGGTGGGCGGGCGACCGGAGCTCATGCAGAAGCTGGATGACGGCGGGCAGTCGGCCTTCGATCCGCGCATCGCCGAGAAGATACGCGCGTCCGGCACCCGCTCGGCGATGGTGGTGCCACTGCGTGCGCGCGGGATCACGCTTGGTGTGGCTGTCTTCGCTCGCCACCGCGACTCCCCTCAGTACGACGAGGGGGCTTTGGCCCTGGCCGAGGACTTCTGTTCGCGTGCAGCGGTGTGTATCGACAACGCCCGCCGCTACACGCGCGAACACACCACCGCTCTCGCCCTGCAGCGCAGCCTGCTGCCGCGTGAACTGCCCGACTCTCCTGCGGTGGATACCGCCTATCGGTACTTGCCCGCCGCAGCCCACGCCAGTGCCGGCGGGGACTGGTTCGATGTCCTGCCACTGTCCGGTGCCCGAGTCGCACTGCTGGTCGGCGATGTCACCGGGCACGGCCTGCACGCGGCGGCCATCATGGGGCGACTGCGCACCGCTGTCCACACCCTGGCGGATCTCGACCTCGACCCCGACGAGGTCCTCGCCCACCTCGACGATCTCGTCGTCCGCCTGGCCGAGGAGGATCCTGACTGTCAGGGCGCCAGTTGTCTGTACGCCGTCTATGACCCGGTCTCCCGCTTGTGCACCTTCGCCCGCGCCGGTCACCCCCCGCCCGCCCTGGTGCGCCCCGACGGAACTGTGGAATTCCTCGACGCCACCCCGCCGGGCCCGCCGCTCGGGGTGGGCGGCCTGCCCTTCGAAACCGCCGAGTACCCACTCCCCGAGGGCAGCCTGCTCGCGCTGTACACGGACGGTCTGCTACAGGACCCTGGGCGGGACATCGACGTCGCGCTGGACCGGCTGGCCCGCGTGCTGGCCGGTCCTGGCCGACCGCTCGAGCAGCTGGGTGACGCGGTGATGTCCGCCCTCGTCGCCGAGGGCCGTTCCGACGACGTGGCCCTGCTCCTCGCCCGCACCCGCAGTTTGGCAGCGGACCGGGTCGCCTCCTTTCAGCTGCCGATCGACCCGGCCATGGTCGCCCAGGCCCGCACCCTCGCCACCCGCCAGCTCGCCGAATGGGGCCTGGAATCTCTCGCTTTCACCACGGAACTCATCGTCAGTGAGCTGGTCACCAACGCCATCAAACATGCACGTGGCCCCATCGCACTGCGCCTCATCCACACCCAGACGCTCATCTGCGAAGTCTCCGACAGCAGCCTCAGCGCCCCGCATCTACGCCATGCCCGGGCCACCGACGAGGGAGGTCGTGGCCTTTTCCTGGTCGCTCAGCTCGCCTCCCGCTGGGGCACCCGCTATACCCACGACGGCAAGACCATCTGGGCCGAACAGCCCCTGCCTCCTGCCGAGGCGGGGGGTGTGCCGATGGACGAAGCGGTCGACATCCGGACGGGCTGA
- a CDS encoding aldehyde dehydrogenase encodes MPIESFSILIDGQWRASADGSTFRCTSPFNGEDWAEVPTATTADVDAAVAAARRAFEEGPWSSSTPLARAGLLRRLGDLITQSATELATVQVRENGKLIREVADQAKALANHCYFFAGVAESPIGETLATSVPNMQAFTMREPIGVVALITPWNSPLMLLMAKLAPALAAGCTVVVKPSEVTPVSTLVFARLIKEAGFPDGVVNVVTGAGETGATLVAHPGVDKISFTGSTSVGKQIAAKAAARLARVSLELGGKSPNIVFPDADLDNAVNGVMAGIFAATGQTCMAGSRVLVHDDIYDDFAKALATRASQIRLGDPSDPASEMGTVACRAQYDKVLRYIDIAKAEGAVLAAGGKRPDDPALEKGLFVEPTVFTEVTNDMRIAREEVFGPVASLIRFRDEDDAVRIANDTSFGLAAGVWTRDIALAHRMIRRLRAGTVWINNYRKVNYVAPFGGFKESGIGRENGIHAVNEYTEVKSAWIDTGNTIKDPFNPRA; translated from the coding sequence ATGCCGATCGAGAGCTTCTCGATACTGATCGACGGTCAGTGGCGGGCGAGCGCCGACGGCTCGACGTTCAGGTGCACCAGTCCGTTCAACGGTGAGGACTGGGCGGAGGTGCCGACGGCGACCACCGCTGACGTGGATGCCGCGGTGGCCGCGGCACGGCGGGCCTTCGAGGAGGGTCCGTGGTCGAGCTCGACTCCCCTGGCGCGTGCGGGCCTGTTGCGCCGGTTGGGCGACCTGATCACACAGAGCGCCACCGAATTGGCAACGGTGCAGGTACGCGAGAACGGCAAGCTGATCCGCGAAGTGGCCGACCAGGCGAAGGCACTCGCGAACCACTGCTACTTCTTCGCCGGGGTGGCCGAGAGCCCGATCGGTGAGACGCTGGCGACGAGCGTGCCGAACATGCAGGCGTTCACGATGCGTGAGCCGATCGGCGTGGTGGCTCTGATCACGCCATGGAACAGCCCGCTGATGCTGTTGATGGCCAAGCTGGCGCCGGCGCTGGCGGCCGGATGCACGGTGGTGGTCAAGCCGTCGGAGGTGACACCGGTCTCGACCTTGGTGTTCGCACGGCTGATCAAGGAAGCGGGCTTCCCCGACGGTGTGGTCAACGTGGTGACCGGGGCCGGGGAGACCGGAGCCACCCTGGTGGCTCACCCCGGCGTGGACAAGATCTCGTTCACCGGTTCGACCTCGGTCGGCAAGCAGATCGCGGCCAAGGCGGCCGCTCGGCTGGCCCGTGTGTCGCTCGAGCTGGGGGGCAAGTCGCCGAACATCGTCTTTCCCGACGCCGATCTGGACAACGCCGTCAACGGTGTGATGGCCGGAATTTTCGCGGCCACCGGCCAGACCTGCATGGCGGGATCCCGCGTCCTGGTCCACGACGACATCTACGACGACTTCGCCAAGGCGCTCGCCACCCGGGCCTCGCAGATCCGGCTGGGTGATCCGAGCGACCCGGCGAGCGAAATGGGGACGGTCGCCTGCCGAGCACAGTACGACAAGGTGCTGCGGTACATCGACATCGCCAAGGCCGAGGGCGCGGTGCTGGCCGCCGGAGGCAAGCGCCCGGACGATCCCGCCCTGGAGAAGGGGCTCTTCGTCGAGCCGACGGTGTTCACCGAGGTCACCAACGACATGCGCATCGCCCGGGAGGAAGTGTTCGGGCCGGTGGCCTCACTGATCCGGTTCCGTGACGAGGACGACGCCGTCCGCATCGCCAACGACACCAGTTTCGGTCTGGCCGCGGGCGTCTGGACCCGGGACATCGCGCTGGCGCACCGGATGATCCGGCGCCTGCGCGCCGGCACGGTGTGGATCAACAACTACCGCAAGGTCAACTACGTCGCCCCGTTCGGCGGCTTCAAGGAGAGCGGCATCGGCCGGGAGAACGGCATCCATGCCGTGAATGAGTACACCGAGGTCAAGTCCGCCTGGATCGACACCGGCAACACCATCAAGGACCCCTTCAACCCGCGTGCCTGA
- a CDS encoding FadR/GntR family transcriptional regulator encodes MAETGSGAAEKFRARQVTRPRDQVEQQIREAILEGRFAQGEKLPPETELAKQFGVSRPTVREALGALVSGGLIRKIPGMAGGSFVNTVTPDSLSRMLSESVDTILRLGALDMLELTDVRRVLEVPAARLAARHRSEEHVSELRSIVERQRTTTIDDPEIPGYDLAFHTTIGQASGNRLLAAFIAAVHDATHPAQYLDVTAEVGKRTVKQHMVILAAIETEDEDAAAEAMQSHLDYVLRYSTAQPKA; translated from the coding sequence ATGGCTGAAACGGGGTCTGGGGCGGCGGAGAAGTTCCGGGCGCGACAGGTGACGCGGCCGCGTGATCAGGTGGAGCAGCAGATCAGGGAGGCGATCCTGGAGGGCCGTTTCGCCCAGGGGGAGAAGCTGCCACCGGAGACGGAGCTGGCCAAGCAGTTCGGGGTGAGCCGTCCCACCGTGCGGGAGGCGCTGGGTGCGCTGGTGAGCGGCGGTCTCATCCGGAAGATTCCGGGTATGGCCGGCGGGAGTTTCGTCAACACGGTCACTCCGGATTCGCTCAGCCGGATGCTGAGTGAGTCGGTGGACACCATTTTGCGCCTGGGTGCCTTGGACATGCTCGAACTGACCGATGTACGGCGGGTGTTGGAGGTCCCGGCCGCCCGCCTGGCCGCTCGGCATCGGAGCGAGGAGCATGTGAGCGAGCTGCGGTCGATCGTGGAGCGGCAGCGGACGACGACGATCGATGATCCGGAGATTCCAGGCTACGACCTGGCATTCCACACGACGATCGGGCAGGCGTCCGGCAACCGTCTGCTGGCGGCGTTCATCGCCGCGGTGCACGATGCCACGCATCCGGCGCAGTACCTGGACGTGACCGCGGAAGTCGGGAAGCGGACGGTGAAGCAGCACATGGTGATCCTCGCGGCGATCGAGACCGAGGACGAGGACGCGGCCGCCGAGGCGATGCAGTCGCACCTCGACTACGTCCTGCGGTATTCGACCGCCCAGCCCAAGGCGTAG
- a CDS encoding acyl-CoA dehydrogenase family protein: MDRLAHTDELTEDQREILKVVRQFAEEKILPVATELEHNDEYPTDIVEGLKELGVFGLMIPQEYGGLGESLLTYALCVEEIARGWMSVSGVINTHFIVAYMLMQHGTEEQKRKYLPRMATGEVRGAFSMSEPGLGSDVSAVATKADRLPDGSYSITGQKMWLTNGGSSNLVAVLTKTDEGAASVYKNMTTFLVEKQPGFGETAQGVTVPGKIDKMGYKGIDTTEMIFDAHRIGADQILGGEPGQGFYQMMDGVEVGRVNVAARACGIAVRAFELGIAYAQQRETFGKPIAQHQAILFRLAEMATKVEAAHAMMVRAARKKDSGRRNDVEAGMAKMLASEYCKEVVEASFRIHGGYGYSKEYEIERLYREAAFMLIGEGTSEIQKMIIGRSLLKEYAM; this comes from the coding sequence ATGGATCGTCTTGCCCACACCGATGAACTGACCGAGGACCAGAGGGAGATCCTCAAGGTGGTCAGGCAGTTCGCCGAAGAGAAAATCCTGCCGGTCGCCACCGAACTCGAGCACAATGACGAGTACCCGACCGACATAGTCGAGGGACTGAAGGAGCTCGGTGTCTTCGGCCTGATGATCCCGCAGGAGTACGGCGGGCTGGGTGAGTCGCTCCTGACGTACGCGCTGTGCGTGGAAGAGATCGCGCGAGGCTGGATGAGTGTCTCAGGTGTCATCAATACCCACTTCATCGTCGCGTACATGCTGATGCAACACGGCACCGAGGAGCAGAAGCGGAAGTACCTCCCGCGGATGGCCACCGGCGAGGTCCGGGGCGCCTTCTCGATGTCGGAGCCAGGCCTCGGCTCCGACGTCTCGGCCGTGGCCACCAAGGCCGACAGGCTTCCCGACGGCTCCTACTCGATCACCGGCCAGAAGATGTGGCTGACCAACGGCGGTTCGTCGAACCTGGTCGCGGTTCTGACGAAAACCGATGAGGGCGCGGCCTCGGTCTACAAGAACATGACCACGTTCCTGGTCGAGAAGCAGCCTGGTTTCGGTGAGACCGCCCAGGGCGTCACCGTCCCGGGAAAGATCGACAAGATGGGCTACAAGGGCATCGACACCACCGAGATGATCTTTGACGCCCATCGGATCGGGGCCGACCAGATCCTCGGGGGAGAGCCCGGCCAGGGCTTCTACCAGATGATGGACGGTGTCGAGGTGGGCCGCGTGAACGTCGCCGCGCGCGCCTGCGGCATCGCAGTTCGTGCCTTCGAACTGGGCATCGCGTACGCGCAGCAGCGTGAGACGTTCGGCAAGCCGATCGCGCAGCACCAGGCGATCCTGTTCCGTCTGGCGGAGATGGCGACCAAGGTCGAGGCCGCCCACGCGATGATGGTTCGCGCGGCCCGCAAGAAGGACTCCGGCCGACGCAACGACGTCGAGGCCGGCATGGCCAAGATGCTCGCGAGCGAGTATTGCAAGGAAGTGGTCGAGGCGTCGTTCCGCATCCATGGCGGGTACGGCTATTCCAAGGAGTACGAGATCGAGCGGCTCTACCGCGAGGCGGCCTTCATGCTCATCGGTGAGGGTACGTCCGAGATTCAGAAGATGATCATCGGTCGCAGTCTGCTCAAGGAGTACGCGATGTGA
- a CDS encoding aldehyde dehydrogenase: protein MMWEGRYDRLFIGGRWIPAHGEHLRVVSPFTEEVVAEVPSASLSDIDRAVAAAREAFDNGPWPRMPLEARMAVLRELRRLLAERQEPIAQLITDEMGCPITQSRAIQAANPVRVIDACLDLAPDYPFRSIRSAETGRALVTREPVGVVAAVVPWNVPMSISIQKVVPAVLAGCTVVLKPAPQTSLDAYLLGELIERAGFPEGVVNIVPAERESSEHLVTHRGVDKVSFTGSTAAGRRIAALCGHDLRRVTLELGGKSAAVVLDDADLDRTVEAMRLGSFRNNGQVCTLKTRVLVSEARQAELVERLRSLIDSMPVGSPYDEATEIGPLVSQRQRETVEHYIATGLKEGATLVTGGGRPGGLDRGWFVEPTLFTDVRPDMTIAQEEIFGPVLAVTTYRDEAEAVEIANNSPYGLSGAVFTSDPRRGLELASRIRTGVVELNGHPVGLKAPFGGFKASGIGREYGPEGLDAYTELKSIGLPPDLATSLA from the coding sequence ATGATGTGGGAGGGCCGTTACGACCGCCTGTTCATCGGAGGGCGGTGGATTCCGGCACACGGCGAGCACCTCAGGGTTGTGTCGCCGTTCACGGAAGAGGTCGTCGCCGAGGTTCCCTCGGCGTCGTTGAGCGACATCGACCGTGCCGTCGCCGCGGCACGTGAGGCGTTCGACAACGGGCCGTGGCCGCGTATGCCGCTGGAGGCGCGCATGGCGGTACTGCGGGAACTGCGGCGGCTGCTCGCCGAGCGGCAGGAACCGATCGCACAGCTCATCACTGACGAGATGGGCTGTCCCATCACGCAGTCCCGCGCCATCCAGGCCGCCAATCCGGTCCGGGTGATCGACGCGTGTCTCGATCTCGCGCCGGACTACCCGTTCCGGTCGATCCGCTCGGCAGAGACGGGCAGGGCACTCGTCACCCGGGAACCCGTCGGCGTTGTGGCCGCCGTCGTTCCTTGGAACGTGCCCATGAGCATCAGCATCCAGAAGGTCGTTCCGGCCGTGCTGGCGGGGTGCACGGTCGTTCTGAAGCCGGCTCCGCAGACGTCTCTCGACGCGTATCTCCTGGGCGAGCTGATCGAGCGGGCGGGGTTCCCGGAGGGCGTGGTCAACATCGTTCCGGCGGAGCGGGAGAGCAGCGAGCACCTCGTCACGCACCGGGGCGTCGACAAGGTGTCCTTCACCGGATCAACCGCCGCGGGCCGCCGGATCGCGGCGCTGTGCGGTCACGATCTGCGGCGCGTCACGCTGGAGCTGGGGGGAAAGTCGGCCGCTGTCGTTCTGGATGATGCCGACCTTGACCGGACCGTCGAGGCGATGCGTCTCGGGTCGTTCCGCAACAACGGTCAGGTGTGCACCCTGAAAACCAGGGTGCTGGTCTCTGAGGCGCGCCAGGCCGAGCTCGTCGAGCGGCTCCGCTCCCTGATCGACTCGATGCCCGTGGGCAGTCCGTACGACGAGGCCACAGAGATCGGGCCGCTGGTCTCCCAGCGGCAGCGCGAGACGGTGGAGCACTACATCGCCACCGGCCTCAAGGAGGGCGCGACCCTAGTCACAGGTGGCGGACGTCCGGGGGGTCTTGACCGCGGATGGTTCGTGGAGCCGACGCTCTTCACCGATGTGCGGCCGGATATGACGATCGCGCAGGAAGAGATCTTCGGGCCGGTCCTCGCCGTCACGACCTACCGGGACGAAGCCGAGGCGGTCGAGATCGCCAACAACTCCCCTTACGGTCTCAGCGGGGCAGTGTTCACCTCGGACCCCCGCCGAGGGCTGGAACTCGCGAGCCGGATCCGCACCGGTGTCGTGGAGCTGAATGGGCACCCGGTCGGGCTCAAGGCGCCGTTCGGTGGGTTCAAAGCCAGTGGCATCGGGCGCGAGTACGGCCCCGAGGGGCTGGACGCCTACACGGAGTTGAAGTCCATCGGACTGCCGCCGGACCTGGCGACATCGCTCGCGTGA
- a CDS encoding acyl-CoA dehydrogenase family protein — translation MPEPPPSADRTTVLSLLDGVIAHTVTPAAVTVDRDSSFPSASIQALARAGLGGLLIPTSLGGRGTSTATYAEALSRIAAACGSTSTVYMTQMHCAHPIHLQGRPDQHEAWIPALCEGTAIGAIALTEPEAGSDVGSMRTTARRDGDSYVINGEKTFISNGDVADVIVLFATVDPSRGKDGITAFLIDTEYARGLEAGKPMKKLGQKGASTVTLGFQDCRIPVEARLGAEGEGYPLLLRSVTKSRISAAAQGVGFAQGAFDATVRYCAERDLLSSRTRGAQDLQFELARLRAEIAAGRSMLREVCDLVDASDEDPTAEVAMVKLHCTTLGVRVASACVELLGEDGDRDDIGAERRLRDGKITEIYDGTNQVQSMLVARDIRLSMMP, via the coding sequence GTGCCTGAGCCCCCACCCTCGGCGGACCGCACCACCGTCCTCTCACTCCTCGACGGCGTCATCGCGCACACCGTGACCCCGGCCGCGGTGACCGTGGACCGGGACAGCTCCTTCCCTTCGGCGTCCATCCAGGCGCTCGCCCGGGCAGGTCTCGGCGGGCTTCTGATCCCGACCTCGCTCGGAGGAAGAGGCACGTCAACGGCGACGTACGCCGAGGCGCTGTCCCGGATCGCGGCCGCCTGCGGATCGACCTCGACGGTCTACATGACCCAGATGCACTGCGCTCACCCGATCCACCTCCAAGGGCGGCCCGACCAGCACGAGGCGTGGATTCCCGCGCTCTGCGAGGGCACGGCCATCGGAGCGATCGCCCTGACCGAGCCCGAGGCGGGATCCGACGTCGGGTCGATGCGCACGACGGCACGCCGTGACGGCGACTCCTATGTGATCAACGGCGAGAAGACGTTCATCTCCAACGGAGATGTCGCCGATGTCATCGTGCTGTTCGCGACGGTCGACCCGAGTCGCGGCAAAGACGGCATCACGGCCTTCCTCATCGACACGGAGTACGCGCGGGGTCTCGAGGCCGGCAAGCCGATGAAGAAGCTGGGCCAGAAGGGTGCCTCGACCGTCACGCTCGGATTCCAGGACTGCCGGATCCCTGTGGAAGCGCGCCTCGGCGCCGAGGGCGAGGGCTATCCCCTGCTGTTGCGGTCGGTCACGAAGTCGCGCATCAGCGCCGCAGCGCAGGGTGTGGGCTTCGCACAGGGTGCCTTCGACGCGACCGTGCGCTACTGCGCAGAGCGAGACCTCCTCTCTTCCCGCACCCGCGGTGCCCAGGACCTCCAGTTCGAACTGGCCCGCCTGCGGGCGGAGATCGCGGCCGGGCGGTCGATGCTGAGGGAGGTCTGCGATCTGGTCGACGCAAGCGACGAGGACCCCACGGCCGAGGTCGCCATGGTCAAGCTGCACTGCACGACCCTGGGCGTGCGCGTCGCCTCGGCCTGCGTCGAACTGCTCGGCGAGGACGGAGATCGCGACGACATCGGTGCGGAGCGCCGACTGCGCGACGGGAAGATCACGGAAATCTACGACGGGACCAATCAAGTCCAGAGCATGCTCGTCGCGCGGGACATCCGTCTCTCGATGATGCCGTGA
- a CDS encoding zinc-dependent alcohol dehydrogenase family protein — translation MKGAVFLGDRRVELRDFPDPRPGPGEVVVAIRASGLCGSDLHSYRDRPGQVTTSGKRVVGHEPAGVVHTVGPGVPDEVAAIGNRVMVHHYAGCTRCDHCRSGWPQMCSTAPTRVFGTHEHGAHAPFMRVPAVTLVPLDKKLNFSAGAAIGCGTGTAWGGLDRLGDVGGSTVAVFGQGPVGLSATLLATARGARVIAIDPEPARLAKAQEFGAVATIDPSSVRATTALRDLTDGAGVPLVLETSGATRAAGDGLASLAPWGRMCVVGLGGEVHFDVLDMHRSQMTLMTSWSMSIVQQRQCAEFVARNELPVDALFSHHWRLDQVVEAYEEFDKQSAGKGVIVFDEP, via the coding sequence ATGAAAGGGGCAGTCTTCCTGGGCGACCGCAGGGTCGAACTCCGGGACTTTCCCGACCCCCGGCCCGGACCCGGCGAGGTGGTGGTTGCCATCCGGGCGTCCGGCCTTTGCGGCAGCGACCTGCACTCCTACCGCGACCGACCAGGTCAGGTAACGACCTCGGGTAAGCGGGTGGTCGGGCACGAGCCGGCCGGCGTGGTACACACCGTGGGCCCGGGCGTCCCCGACGAGGTGGCAGCGATCGGGAACCGCGTCATGGTCCACCATTACGCCGGATGCACACGATGCGACCACTGCCGCTCAGGCTGGCCCCAGATGTGCTCCACGGCCCCCACGCGCGTCTTCGGCACCCACGAGCATGGCGCGCACGCCCCGTTCATGCGGGTGCCCGCGGTGACGCTCGTGCCACTGGACAAGAAGCTCAATTTCTCAGCGGGAGCCGCGATCGGGTGCGGCACCGGCACCGCATGGGGCGGACTCGATCGTCTTGGCGACGTCGGCGGGTCGACGGTCGCCGTGTTCGGACAGGGGCCCGTCGGGCTCTCGGCGACTTTGCTCGCCACCGCGCGGGGCGCGCGCGTCATCGCGATCGACCCAGAGCCGGCCAGGCTGGCCAAGGCCCAGGAGTTCGGGGCCGTCGCGACGATCGATCCGTCATCCGTGCGAGCGACGACCGCGCTGCGCGACTTGACGGACGGCGCGGGTGTTCCCCTCGTTCTGGAGACCTCGGGCGCCACACGGGCAGCCGGGGACGGTCTCGCGTCACTCGCGCCCTGGGGCCGGATGTGCGTCGTCGGGCTGGGAGGCGAAGTACATTTCGACGTCCTCGACATGCACCGAAGCCAGATGACCCTGATGACGTCCTGGTCGATGTCCATCGTGCAGCAGCGGCAGTGTGCCGAATTCGTCGCCCGCAACGAGCTGCCGGTCGACGCGCTGTTCAGTCATCACTGGCGCCTGGACCAGGTCGTGGAAGCGTACGAAGAGTTCGACAAGCAGTCCGCGGGCAAGGGCGTCATCGTCTTCGACGAGCCCTGA